A single genomic interval of Anopheles marshallii chromosome 2, idAnoMarsDA_429_01, whole genome shotgun sequence harbors:
- the LOC128719608 gene encoding protein D3-like, whose translation MLRTTVTLVSIGLCLLLDGVWSASGDVTSTVPSSTTTTKMAEVQQVFAQHEVIPDVIDAAPKEFAKITYPSGVSVDGGNELRPTQVKDQPRVEWTAKPDTYYTLFMVDPDAPNRKEPKFREIGHWLVGNIPGTKVEDGDHMYAFVGSGPPNGSGLHRYVFLVYEQPAGRIDYSKAPRVSNRSRNHRLNYKHREFVQQYGLGELVAGNFYQAQYDDYVPTLHAQLSSGTE comes from the exons ATGCTTCGAACAACGGTGACGCTAGTATCGATCGGGCTGTGTTTGCTGCTGGACGGTGTTTGGAGTGCAAGCGGTGACGTAACGTCGACAGTGCcttcatcaacaacaaccaccaaaatGGCTGAGGTGCAACAGGTTTTCGCGCAACACGAAGTCATTCCCGATGTGATCGATGCGGCACCGAAAGAGTTTGCTAAG ATCACCTACCCGAGCGGTGTCAGCGTTGACGGTGGTAACGAGCTGCGTCCGACACAGGTGAAGGATCAACCACGCGTCGAATGGACGGCCAAACCGGACACCTACTACACACTGTTCATGGTTGACCCGGACGCACCGAACCGCAAGGAGCCAAAGTTCCGCGAAATTGGCCACTGGTTGGTGGGCAACATTCCCGGCACTAAGGTGGAGGACGGTGACCATATGTACGCGTTCGTCGGTTCCGGCCCACCGAACGGTAGCGGTTTGCATCGGTACGTGTTCCTGGTGTACGAACAGCCGGCCGGGCGGATCGACTACTCCAAGGCACCGCGCGTCTCGAACCGCAGCCGCAACCATCGGCTAAACTACAAGCATCGCGAGTTTGTGCAGCAGTACGGGCTCGGTGAGCTGGTGGCGGGAAATTTCTACCAGGCCCAGTACGATGACTACGTACCGACGCTGCACGCTCAGCTATCGTCCGGAACCGAGTAG
- the LOC128717967 gene encoding protein D3-like, with the protein MDSSVRGVFWLVMCLLLLESRASDILNDAHVYRAFASYEVVPDVVDEAPDCWARVSFKSGRQAEGGNRLTPTQIRNPPVVTWNSNERALYTLVLTDPDVPSRDDPRYREFIHWAVGNIPGNDIDRGETLVEYLGAVTTRGTGLHRFVLLVFEHLQKLDFSNEPRISAQCGTVRRYFSTRNFTRKYDLGNLYAGNFFQTQYDDYVNTLQAQLRECSLNELNGARNATVFGSP; encoded by the exons ATGGACTCCTCAGTACGTGGTGTTTTTTGGCTGGTGATGTGTTTGCTTCTGCTAGAATCCCGCGCCTCAGACATACTGAACGATGCGCATGTGTATCGTGCGTTCGCGTCGTACGAGGTGGTCCCGGATGTGGTCGACGAAGCGCCCGACTGTTGGGCCCGTGTGTCGTTCAAAAGCGGCCGACAGGCGGAGGGTGGTAATCGGCTAACGCCAACCCAAATACGAAACCCGCCCGTTGTCACGTGGAACTCGAACGAGCGTGCCCTCTACACGCTGGTCCTGACCGATCCGGATGTGCCGTCGCGTGACGATCCACGCTACAGAGAGTTTATCCACTGGGCGGTCGGTAACATTCCCGGCAATGATATTGATCGTGGTGAAACGCTCGTCGAGTATCTCGGTGCCGTCACGACGCGTGGTACCGGATTGCATCGGTTCGTGCTGCTCGTGTTTGAGCATCTCCAGAAGCTGGACTTTTCCAACGAACCGCGGATCTCGGCACAGTGCGGTACGGTGCGGCGGTACTTCTCTACGCGGAACTTTACGCGCAAGTACGATCTTGGCAACCTGTACGCGGGAAACTTCTTCCAGACGCAGTACGATGATTACGTGAACACGTTGCAGGCCCAGCTGCGCGAAT GTTCGCTGAACGAGCTGAACGGAGCACGTAATGCAACCGTGTTTGGTAGCCCGTAG
- the LOC128707365 gene encoding yemanuclein: MSDVKRNIGDAVKKGGGGTLSASECSAASANPFGNSDKDGRGDRGNNGSNGSGGGGRAGKKLPTVRLELNLFEPTADSFPEFNFSKLIHDEQKRLKKAQKKQNDRPTNGFLSDPDIDVEVERISQELERKYGMGSEYATKGKSARPSKLDYYDRGAGYDEEDSFIDNSEAYDELIPQEVETVGGGFYINSGQLEFKQLSNFERPEDAHRMPKPKKRVLSTSSESSEDEEPGGAKKKPTQSGPGVQQAQKQPAEKSATSAESQQNRPQPAEIDKGGVGVTVTNAPTATPEEEKSRLNGHVAKKQKMVDNGPVAVDQKMKPSTGGEGGKEKANGVKGKSSTGTGTMTGVTAAGSTVDGNKKEENGGVKELKTTTVKDMLRAKRDSLRKMEQEKKGRSSGSSRVSSSEAEEDGDGGGDEEDDEEEIGEGDDENEDEEDEEYDEQEVGSDKKSRASGSDVEMVSDSGSSHESEKDTAARGKVIQPVSNAATNGMVDSDGRTVLTPSGQQPPKERKQKDCKLPDDIPEQLRNDVEALKEHARALSGSGKLNFFESKVADLLLRIDDTARSSMGSSTRNAIFRHLEAQLSISRQSLQLKLKKIRIRKLENKTKSILSKLEYIIAETMPTVLAKHQLDCTKVNDLRAAAAAAAQAATTLPNGEKNDAQPNPTTQIRNPKKKYSWNERSRTLLWELYNIRLLMFGLMRPRNQTEEEVVAEYMRTKVVPLWPKGWIRYEDIHKELDRRKKALAKSQGSSGVVGTHNPTGKKSTPTVSPLVSPVSSVDATLLTGNSVNGMKPQDVYTPARSSTPSSVKSTNSKGGGMVEVERVGSVSNVTHHSPTTVQQPNATTCLSPNSSFKRTSDHSIINIMNSPPPPADKQSGEQRRSFDAVDQSADGLKRSPTTPASINLSPAERKHPLPSPDRQRWNSREDDSDSSIEIIAEYNVPRTGSAMPFQSGAGSKISASSPVHQTVPASHLPSTPNLPVLNKEKYKNLIAGKHKTHSGSSSSAGSSPIAAGDTVLPIMSSGKYAKHSPGGVIGFAAPSGNVSGSLGLLPEMTGAGGGGSVRLKDTPPPIDVDVHQIMKDLKELQELQKQQHNVSGGNRKSDSTSLQSQQQHAAATSSTVATAASSNVVADYFIDCDMDEDDILFATNYTYSGGHKH; the protein is encoded by the exons ATGTCGGATGTAAAACGCAACATCGGCGATGCAGTGAAAAAGGGCGGTGGTGGTACATTATCGGCGTCCGAGTGTTCCGCGGCATCCGCTAATCCCTTCGGCAATAGCGACAAAGATGGCCGAGGGGATCGAGGTAACAATGGGTCGAACgggagtggtggtggtggccggGCTGGAAAAAAGCTCCCTACGGTACGGCTGGAGCTGAACCTATTCGAACCGACTGCTGACAGTTTTCCGGAATTTAATTTCTCCAAACTGATCCACGACGAACAG AAACGTCTTAAAAAAgcacagaagaaacaaaacgatagaCCGACCAATGGGTTCCTGTCGGATCCGGATATAGACGTTGAAGTTGAACGGATTTCCCAAGAGCTGGAGCGAAAGTATGGTATGGGGTCAGAATATGCAACCAAGGGCAAATCTGCCCGTCCGTCCAAGCTGGACTATTATGATCGTGGTGCGGGCTACGACGAGGAAGATTCCTTCATCGACAATTCTGAGGCG TACGACGAGCTCATACCGCAGGAAGTGGAAACGGTCGGCGGTGGGTTTTATATCAACTCGGGCCAGCTAGAATTTAAGCAGCTGTCGAACTTTGAACGTCCGGAAGATGCACACCGTATGCCGAAACCGAAGAAGCGTGTCCTTTCAACGTCATCCGAAAGCAGCGAGGATGAGGAACCGGGTGgagcgaaaaagaaaccgaCCCAAAGTGGGCCCGGCGTTCAGCAAGCGCAGAAACAACCGGCTGAAAAGTCGGCTACTTCCGCGGAAAGCCAGCAAAATCGCCCACAGCCTGCCGAGATTGATAAAGGTGGTGTGGGAGTGACCGTAACAAATGCGCCAACAGCTACACCGGAAGAGGAAAAATCTCGCCTAAATGGCCACGTtgcaaagaagcaaaagatgGTGGATAATGGGCCGGTTGCAGTAGATCAGAAAATGAAACCTTCGACCGGTGGTGAGGGTGGCAAGGAAAAGGCAAATGGGGTAAAAGGGAAATCATCGACCGGTACAGGGACTATGACGGGTGTGACCGCAGCAGGAAGCACTGTGGACGGAAataaaaaggaggaaaatggTGGAGTGAAAGAATTGAAAACCACCACCGTAAAGGACATGTTGCGGGCCAAGCGCGATAGTTTGCGCAAGATGGAGCAAGAGAAGAAAGGACGTAGCAGTGGTTCGAGTCGAGTTTCCAGCTCGGAAGCGGAAGAGGATGGTGACGGTGGAGGCGATgaggaagatgatgaagaagaaatTGGCGAGGGTGATGATGAGAATGAGGACGAGGAAGATGAGGAGTACGATGAACAGGAAGTAGGAAGTGACAAAAAATCGCGTGCATCCGGTTCGGATGTGGAAATGGTGTCGGATAGTGGGAGCAGCCATGAAAGTGAAAAGGATACCGCTGCAAGGGGGAAAGTTATACAGCCGGTAAGCAACGCGGCAACGAACGGGATGGTTGACAGTGACGGACGTACGGTGTTAACACCGAGCGGACAGCAACCACCCAAGGAACGGAAGCAGAAGGACTGCAAACTACCCGACGATATTCCCGAACAGTTGCGCAACGATGTGGAAGCATTGAAGGAACACGCGCGAGCTCTGTCCGGGTCTGGGAAGTTAAATTTCTTCGAAAGCAAGGTAGCGGACCTGTTGCTGCGGATCGACGATACTGCACGTTCCAGCATGGGTTCTAGCACAAGGAATGCGATATTTCGTCATCTGGAGGCGCAGCTTTCGATAAGCCGGCAGTCTCTCCAGCTAAAGCTGAAAAAGATTCGCATTCGAAAGCTCGAGAATAAGACAAAGTCGATACTTTCCAAGCTCGAGTACATCATTGCCGAAACGATGCCAACGGTTCTGGCCAAGCACCAGTTAGATTGTACGAAGGTGAACGATTtgcgtgcagcagcagcagcagcagcacaagcCGCCACCACACTGCCAAATGGTGAGAAAAACGATGCCCAACCAAACCCAACAACACAGATAAGAAATCCAAAGAAAAAATACTCCTGGAATGAACGATCGCGCACACTGCTCTGGGAGCTGTACAACATCCGCCTGCTAATGTTCGGACTGATGAGGCCCCGGAATCAAACGGAGGAAGAGGTGGTGGCGGAGTATATGCGCACCAAGGTAGTGCCACTGTGGCCTAAGGGTTGGATACGGTACGAGGATATCCACAAGGAGTTGGATCGGCGGAAAAAGGCATTGGCGAAAAGTCAGGGCAGTAGCGGGGTTGTTGGTACACATAATCCCACGGGAAAGAAATCTACACCGACGGTTTCGCCCCTCGTATCGCCCGTTTCGTCGGTAGATGCGACTCTACTGACCGGTAACAGTGTGAACGGTATGAAACCGCAAGACGTCTACACACCTGCCCGATCGTCAACACCGTCGAGTGTGAAGTCGACGAACAGTAAGGGCGGAGGCATGGTGGAGGTGGAGAGGGTTGGTTCTGTGAGCAACGTGACACATCACTCACCAACCACCGTACAACAACCGAATGCAACGACCTGCTTGTCGCCCAATTCTTCCTTCAAGCGTACCTCGGACCATAGCATTATTAACATCATGAAttcaccgccaccgccagCGGATAAGCAATCCGGCGAGCAACGACGCTCGTTCGATGCTGTCGACCAATCGGCAGATGGTCTGAAACGATCGCCTACGACGCCAGCGTCGATCAATTTATCACCCGCTGAAAGAAAACACCCATTACCATCGCCAGACCGGCAGCGATGGAACAGTCGCGAGGATGACAGTGACAGTAGCATCGAGATAATCGCTGAATATAACGTTCCTAGAACCGGTTCAGCGATGCCCTTCCAATCTGGTGCCGGTTCCAAAATATCCGCTTCCTCGCCCGTGCACCAAACGGTTCCAGCTTCACACCTACCAAGTACACCCAATCTGCCAGTCCTGAACAAAGAAAAGTATAAGAACTTAATCGCAGGAAAGCATAAGACGCACAGTGGAAGTAGCAGCAGTGCGGGCTCTAGTCCGATCGCAGCGGGTGATACTGTGTTACCCATCATGAGCAGTGGAAAGTACGCAAAACACTCACCGGGAGGTGTCATTGGTTTTGCGGCGCCATCCGGTAATGTGAGTGGTAGCCTTGGGCTGCTTCCCGAGATGACCGGTGCCGGTGGGGGAGGAAGCGTTCGACTGAAGGATACACCTCCACCCATCGACGTTGACGTCCATCAGATAATGAAGGATCTCAAGGAATTACAG GAgcttcagaagcagcagcacaatGTCAGCGGTGGAAACCGAAAATCAGACAGCACATCGTTACaatcgcaacaacagcatg cagcagcaacgtcatCCACGGTAGCAACAGCCGCCTCATCGAATGTTGTTGCCGATTACTTTATCGACTGTGATATGGATGAGGACGATATTCTCTTCGCCACGAACTACACGTATAGTGGTGGACACAAGCACTGA
- the LOC128719484 gene encoding atlastin, with amino-acid sequence MEARPVQVVETSEDHSFVLNEEALSEILLQDSIKDRAIVVVSVAGAFRKGKSFLLDFFLRYMYAKYVHHQSVLEWLGDETEPLSGFSWRGGSERDTTGILMWSDIFLHNRANGEKLAIILMDTQGAFDSQSTVRDCATVFALSTMLSSVQIYNLSQNIQEDDLQHLQLFTEYGRLALADSGKKPFQRLQFLVRDWSFPYEAEYGALGGQLILQRRLEVSDKQHPELQSLRRHITSCFSEIACFLMPHPGLTVATNPSFDGRLSDITPEFKQSLRELVPMLLAPENLIVKEINGQRVKARDLVQYFKSYMAIYKGNELPEPKSMLVATAEANNLTAVAAAKEIYAQLMEDVCGGTKPYLSTAHLDSEHNRIKEKALHQFSSKRKMGGEEFSEKYREKLEQDLDETFVTFRAHNESKNIFKAARTPAVYFVIAIVMYIMSGIFGLVGLYTFANFANLIMGIALITLGTWAYIRYSGELSDFGVRLDEIANLLWENMMKPIYQSCMEKGIQHVATHATEYAISGGTTVGSAGSRQLNGKVKHS; translated from the exons ATGGAAGCAAGGCCGGTACAGGTAGTGGAGACAAGCGAAGATCACAGCTTTGTCCTGAATGAGGAAGCGCTGTCGGAGATACTGCTGCAGGACAGCATAAAAGATCGCGCGATCGTAGTGGTGTCTGTGGCTGGAGCGTTCCGGAAGGGCAAAAGCTTCCTGCTGGACTTTTTCCTCCGCTATATGTACGCCAAG TATGTGCATCACCAGAGCGTACTCGAGTGGTTGGGTGACGAAACGGAACCGCTGTCCGGATTTTCGTGGCGTGGTGGTAGCGAACGTGACACAACAGGCATCCTAATGTGGTCCGATATATTCCTGCACAATAGAGCCAATGGCGAGAAG CTGGCAATAATACTGATGGACACACAAGGCGCCTTTGACAGCCAGAGTACCGTCCGGGACTGTGCAACCGTGTTCGCGCTTAGCACCATGCTGTCCTCCGTGCAGATTTACAACCTGTCACAGAACATTCAAGAGGATGATCTGCAACACTTACAG CTCTTCACAGAATACGGTCGACTAGCGTTGGCCGATTCCGGCAAGAAGCCGTTCCAGCGACTACAATTCCTAGTGCGCGACTGGAGCTTCCCGTACGAGGCCGAATATGGTGCGCTGGGTGGGCAGCTTATTCTACAGCGAAGGCTCGAGGTATCGGACAAGCAGCATCCGGAGCTGCAATCGTTGAGGCGCCACATTACATCCTGCTTTTCGGAAATTGCCTGCTTTCTCATGCCCCATCCCGGTCTAACGGTGGCCACAAATCCCAGCTTCGACGGGCGCCTATCGGATATAACGCCCGAGTTCAAACAGAGTTTGCGCGAACTGGTACCGATGCTGTTGGCGCCGGAAAATTTGATCGTGAAAGAAATCAACGGCCAGCGGGTGAAGGCACGCGACCTGGTGCAATACTTCAAATCCTACATGGCTATCTACAAGGGTAacgaactgccggaaccgaaGAGCATGCTGGTGGCAACGGCTGAAGCAAACAATTTGACGGCGGTAGCGGCCGCGAAGGAAATTTACGCACAGCTCATGGAAGACGTGTGCGGTGGCACTAAGCCGTACCTCAGCACGGCCCACCTTGACTCGGAACACAACCGCATCAAGGAGAAGGCACTACATCAG TTTtcttcgaaacgaaaaatggGCGGTGAAGAGTTTTCGGAAAAGTACCGCGAAAAACTGGAGCAAGATCTGGATGAAACGTTCGTCACGTTCCGGGCGCATAATGAAAGCAAGAACATCTTCAAAGCTGCCCGAACACCTGCCGTGTACTTCGTTATCGCGATAGTTATGTACATCATGAGTGGCATCTTCGGACTTGTAGGACTGTACACGTTTGCCAACTTTGCCAATCTGATAATGGGCATTGCGCTGATCACACTAGGGACCTGGGCCTACATCAG GTATAGCGGCGAGCTGAGCGACTTTGGCGTCCGGTTAGATGAGATCGCGAACCTGCTGTGGGAAAAT ATGATGAAACCGATCTACCAGTCATGCATGGAGAAGGGCATCCAGCACGTGGCGACGCACGCGACCGAGTACGCGATCAGCGGCGGTACTACAGTCGGCAGTGCCGGCAGCCGTCAGCTGAACGGCAAGGTGAAACACTCTTGA